TAGTTCCAAGTGTGTTGGCACAACATAATGTATGATGTCATTCCTATCCAGGACTAGAGTTATAGTGAACATCTCAGTATGGAGAGTGAGGTATAGCAACCTGAGCCCGTGGAGCTTCAGGGGAGCTGCTGAGGTACCCTGGAATGTGTGGTGGTGTCTGGCTGAGGACAAGTGTAATAGGAGATGTTGGTGCTGGTGCTTGCATGTCCACCTGCAGAGCTTTGAGAAACCCCAcggggagctgccagcagggcagccctgcttcCAAAGCCCTGCATCCAAAGCCCTGCATCCAAAGCCCTGCTTCCAAAGCCCTGCATCTGCATCCAAAGCCCTGTGTTGGCTCCCAGCTGTGAGCCAGAGCCACTGTCAAACCCAGAGTGCAGGACTTAGGGTGATGCTGGTAGAGGGCTGTGCCATCTTTGGATCACAGGTGCCAGTGGTGGTCGTTCAGTGTCTGTTTCCTGtttatgtatttgttttcagctgcaggacctgcagctgctgtttggcTCGCTCTTCTCGTTAGCTGGCTGGCAGGCCTTGCTGTGGGATTCAGGTTTTGTCAGTGTGcacagaaaacagttttgtttccttgccAAATGGAAAGCATGGtggaaataaaggaagaaaatgataCATTTAAACTGTTTCTCCAGACATTTAGATaaacagagagggaaataaaTAGACATAAATGCATAAATGTCTGTTTATTATAAGTGAACATAAGTAATTAGTGTATTCTTAACACCAGGTATTTATTGCTAGAAGAAGGATGAAGACATgtctttattttccagtgttGCTCTCTGCCTTGGTAAACATTACTTTGGTTTGAAGATTTTGTGTACAGTCTGCAGAGTGTAAacatattttactttctttcttctctgtggtTTCTCTGGCCAAATGTAACTTATCACCAGTTGAGTTGAACTAAGTCCAATACCATTTTTCTGTAATGATTCTGAAAGAGGAATACGTGACTCTGTGGTgagagagggaagcagcagagtgTTGCTGGAGGACCAGTGTTTCTGGAACTCTGTGTGATACCATGTTAGGGGCACATTTCATGCTTGCTTGCTGTTGTTTGCAGTGCTTGGACTTTGGATAAttcataaaaaaaatgtaacttttcTTACTGCTTACATTACTTGCTGCTCAGATTTTGCTTTGGATTAGAATAATAATGCAGGTAGTAATGCCATTAAACTAATTAAGGCACAGGCATAATATTAGGATGAAAACTCAGGTACAAGTTCATCTGTAGGTTTTTCTCCTGTACAAGTTTGTGAGGAGTATATATCacttgctcagaaaaaaaaatgtttctcaaCTCAGAAACTAATAGCAGGGCTCCTCATAACAAATACTGAAATGTCATCAGGTAAGCCCTTGAAGATGTATATACTAGAGTCtctcttaaaaataatgagtcttaaacaaacaaacaaacaaacaaacagagtGCCCCCCAATACTTGCGGTGcatgttatttctttttccataaatTTAAACTCATCAAAACTGCTTATGTGAAAGTTAAGTTTCTCATATGGTTTTCTGATTCTCAGAGGAATGATATTTAAGAAAGCAGCAAACATCACAAGAATCACGATAAAGTTATGAGAGTTTTTTTGTACATTACGGTTATGTGTAAGTTTTGAATTGAagtttttagaaaaataaatgtatggaCAGATGGTGATATTTACTTAAGGGAAGCTGAATTCATTATCTGACTAGGACTGGGTATTTCAAGCAGCTGTTTGAATATGAGAACTCACTTTCCATGAAGGAGAACGTATGTTTCCGGAAAATGGAGtctcttttcaaaatataaGGCAATCCCTTGCTTGGCCTCTATCAGAGGTGTGTGTGAATTCATGTTTTGAAGAACATTCTCAATAATAATGAAAAGCTAATTTGGTGAAATAGTTTTGTAAACTCTTGACTGCACCCCTGCCAAAGGCAGTCATTCTTAAAAGTTTCAAAACTAGATAAAATTTGTAGCTGttctttatttctaaatattcttaattctttaatttcttaaatattctttatacttaaatattctaaaaattctaaaaattttCTTACCAGAAAAATGATTAAACCAAATATTCAGTAATCTTATACTTCCCTGCTCGTCAGGTTTAATTTCTGTCTACCCAGCTTGCCTTTATTTTGATTGAGATATAATTACTTGAGGGAATAGACCTATGGAAAACTTTCAGATATTAGCCAGAAGAAAGCAAGCCAAATGTGACCATACTCCTTACCTTttacagatttgtttttctgggaCTCTCTATTCTAGTATGCCTGTTCTATTTGCATAGATACTTTTTAGCATGAGAGTATGAAATATAGTCCCACcttgtttattttgttgcttACACTTGTTTTCCTTATGTTCTGTGGAAAGCTAGCCAGATACTATAATCCTAAAGATTGAGAGGTATCCCTTGAAGACTGTGGTGCATATATTATTGCTTATGTCCTTTCTTTCCCCAGTTCTTTAGGGTGACTTTCACGGAAAACTATTTTACTGACAAAACTTGTGGCCCTGCAATTCTTGATTCATAGAGAAATGCAAGCCAGTTTGTAGCAAATGCCTTTCTGCAGTCACTTCTAATGCCTCTGATTTCCCATTCCATAATAAGCAAATTTTAATGCTTAATTATTTTACTGGAACCTTTCCTAATATTTCTAAAGCCCAActatagattttaaaataatttttcatctcAGAATGGGCTGATGCATAAGGAGTGACTGAAAGATTCATCACTCTCAAAACTCTTTGGTTTTGGAATTATCTTTGAACTCTACAGAGAATGCAGCTGTGTGCACATGAAGCACAAAGCCTGTCTGTGAGCTGGGAGGATGTGTAAAGATGCCCCTTTGATGGGAAATGAGTTCCTCAGTTCAGACAACTTGAAGAATCTCATCACTTTGCCTTCCTGATATCTGACAAGCCTGCCTCCCCTGTACAGCAATGGATGCTGTGAAAATAGCCATCCTGGGGAACATAGGGAAAAAGGGGTTTTGTGCTCACTAAATCCTAACATTGGTTCTGACTATATGGAGTTTTTATTGTGAATCTTGTGCAGTACTCATATGTGAATTTAATAAGctgtttatatataaatatatgacTTGTCTGGCCATCTGTTTTTTCACAGTGGTTCAGTAGTTTGAAAGGTTAAACTGGTTTTGTCTGGCATTAAAAAGAATTAGTGATGATTGCAAAGTGCGTGCCACATACATCAGGTAGATGTGGAACATGTTCTGCAGCTTCTGCTAATGGGGGAGATGATATAGCAATAAGTTAATTGCTTATTATAAGCGAGTTCTGACTGCTGAAGGGCACTGTTAAGTTTCCAAGTTTCTCTTAAGTAATATTAGGTTACTGCTGCATGTTTTAATTGgatgaaaaatactgtttcaaaGAAGGCCTGGTGTTTATTCGTCTTTAAAGAGCATCATCTGGATGGGGTTCAGGCTAGGTCTAGAGTCATTAATACTGGTTCAGTCATGCAGAAGCCTGATAACTGAATAAAATATCCTAGCTGAAACTTGACCACAAGGATATTTTCTATCCTCTGAAGTCAAAAGAGTGGTTTGTAATGGGAACTTTGTCATACTAATCAAGCAGACATTTGGATTTATCTATTCCTAAGATAATAGCAATTCCCACAGCAACATTAGTGTTCCtaactcaaatatttttaatttattttctttctctagaTCATAAGAGTTTGCAATGGCAATGCTCTGGAAATTCATGAGAGTAGCTAAGTATTCTAAAACAGCTTTATCACCAAAAGTAAAGGTAAGAGGAATTTCCACCCATTCAAGGCATTCTTCATCCAAGTCTGTACCTTCAGATTTTGCTGCCAGTGCACCCTGCTCAAATACTGTGGAACTGCTTGGTAAATCTTATCCTCAAGATGACTACAGTAATGTCACAGAGAAGATTCTTTCCAAGGTGGGGAAGAACTTGCACAATAGAAAACATCACCCTTTGTGGCTGATCAAGGAGCAGGTGAAGGAGCACTTCTACAAACATTATCTTGGTCGCCGTGGGACTCCACTCTTTTCTGTGTATGATGGTCTTTCTCCAGTGGTTACCGTCCAGCAGAATTTTGATAGTTTACTTATTCCACAAAACCAtgccagcagaaggaaagaggaTAACTATTACCTGAATCGTGACCACATGCTGAGAGCTCACACGTCAGCTCATCAGTGGGACTTGATACGCTCTGGCCTGGACGCCTTTCTGGCCGTGGGAGATGTCTACCGCCGAGACACGATCGATAACACCCACTACCCAGTGTTCCATCAGATGGAGGGCGTGCGCCTCTTCTCCTGCCATGAGGTACGAGCTCTGTAGTTGGTGTGAAAGACCTTTTGGGTAAGTTCCTTGGCCTTGTGTTTGCAGCAAGCAAACGTCAACCACATAAGCAAGGTTCGTGCACGTAAGCATGTTACAGCAACAATGGCATGCTGCACATTGATAAAGATCAAGGGGTTTATCATATAGCAGTACTTTTAATTTGAGAAAAATGTAGCTGAATTTGAAAACAGCTATAAAATTCCctaggaaaatgtgaaaaaattgaAAGACAATATTATTGAAAGCTAGCAAAGTAAAACGTAATCTGAAATGAAACAACTTGTTCAGTTAATGATCTGCACAACTCAATTCTGTTTCTGTCACAACTCTCTTCTGGTGAGATCACTTTACCAAAAACTCTATCAAATTAATTCTTGAAGGACTTATTGGTTGTGAGTTGTTACAGCTACTTCCAAAGTACAGTTTCCACTGTTGTCTTTCTTTTAATAGTGCCAACCTTCTGTAAATTTATGAAGATTTCTAGGgaattgttctgtttttcatctCATCCTAAAGCTGCATTGAAGCATTCATCTGTTGCAGCCAATAGTTATTTGTTTGTGGTGCATACACAGTAAACCCATTGGAGTCCAGAGGCATCAGCTGAAGAGCTCTAGGTTGATGTCCAAGACTCTTAAGTTTATATGTTTTGTTGGCACAGCTTGCATGTTCTGCAAATGCCTGGGTGTCATTAAGTACTCTGCTGCATCATTGATCAGTGGTAAATATAAGCCAGTTTGTTTTCCAAATAGTAATTGATTTGTATAATTTGTGTATGCTTGTAGCAGTGCTGCCAAATTCACAGTTCTATAAGTAAAACCAGCTTATTCTAATAATACTGAGATGTAGACTGTTCTTAATGTGCTTGCCAACGGCTGACAGGAGCTTGGCAGAGAAGCCTGATGCCTTTGGATGCCTGAGGGAAAGCAAAGGTAATCATAGAGCTCAGCTTTTCTCTGGGATGGAAGGGGCTCGTGCTGCCTGCACCGCGCTTTCCCACCCCGTGCGGCCGCTGCTCGTTCCACTGCCAGCACGTTCCTGCCTCTGCAGGTGTCCTGAGactggctggggctgagtccagcctgcagctgcttctttgGTAACCACTAAATGCAAATAGTGCAGACTTACCCAGCCTCGTTTCTTTGCTGTTCTTTTCCCATAGGCCTATTTATGAATACGATCAGGGGCATATGGTATACAAAACtatattaagaaaataacattttttgttcatcacaacttttttttttttttttttcacttgaacaGAAGCTCAGTCATTCAGATCGAAATAATTTACTTGCCACAAAATTATAATATCAGCATTCTTGAAGGATGAAGTTTCTGCAACCTTGGGTGTGACTGATCTAATCGTTGAACTACTTGTTAATGAATACACCCCTTACTTGTCAATGAATACACACCATTTTGGTCCTAATGATTGACTATTTCTTTCTACTCTACAAATTTAATAATAGGAATAATAGGATTTGAATAACTGGAAACagttacagaaatgttttcactgaCGTGTTCTATCTAGAAATATACGTTTAACGATCTAATTAATTGCactggagattatttttttttctctatctttTTCTCCAGGAAGATGATGGAGATGTTATTGGAGAGCTTTCTATACTGATGAAGAAAGAATAGTGGTGTGGTGTAAAGTGTTGTTTATTGGGCAACATACAAAAATTATAAACCTGAGCATGATCTGATTCATTcttttttgcttcagtttgTGTTTCAATATATACCCATAATCACAAGAGCCTTGTAGAAAGAAATGAATGTGTAATTCTGAAATTTCACTGGGGACTGTTTCCGTGTTTTGTATTCTGGTTGCCTGTTCAGCATAATCCACATTTAAATAATTCCAGAAGGAACTGTCTGAGCGGAACAAAGACTAAATAGAGGTAATACTACATGAGAGAAATATCTgatattcatttatttatactCAAGTTTAAGCTGTAACCCACCGAGCAGAAACGTGTGACTGTCAGGGCCTGTTACCCttgtttcagaatttttattccTAATCAGGCTACAGTCTCTGGTGAGAGGAAATTTGTACAAATACCAAGGATCAGAATCTTTGGAACCAAGGGGAAAACTGTTAGCTCTTAGCTACAAGCCCTGGGTATGTTTCATGTTATGGCCAATATAGTAATTTTGCATGCTGATGGCAGTTTGCTAATTTGTTCTTTTGATTTTGACATTTATCATTCACTGTCTTCTCAGTGTAAGTGACCACAGACCTAAGAAAACGtgagaagaaagacaaaagccTGGAGTGATTTTATAAGAACTTGAACTTAGAGGAATTTGATGTTTGATCTCAATTTAGGAGGTGTGAGGGAAAAGTCAGTTTATCCTTAGCTGGAATTTTAGGTAGGATACAAAAGATGTAGGAGATCTACAGAAGTGTGTCTCCTTTACAAATACCAAATTCTGTAGTTATGACTAGGTCAAAAATCCTACCCTGTGATGGAAACCTTCAGCATAATTCCTTACATCAAAGTTAAAATCAGTAAATTGAAGTAAgctctggaaaaacaaagcaagttTGGCATTTTTGCAGTATTTATTCTGAGATATTTGtgagctgtttgtttttttggctatatttttttgttggtttattactttttaaagagagaaaaaatctATAATTCAAAGATGGGTAGGTAACTGAtccatttctgcagctttgAATGAGTGTAAATACGgaagtaaaaagaaatgctCAAACTAAATAATTGGTAAAAGAATAATTCATGCTTAAATTTCTCGTAGACTTTTAAAAGATGTTCTTGGACTGCTATCAAAGAAcatctgaaaatacatttagacatgttttcaatatatttaaaagtatCTTAGGTGATTATTATCTGAATGTAATATGTAGAACAGTTAGAAATTGACTAATATAAATAGTTAAAACCAGAACCTAAAAGAGCTTCCCAAATCTGCTTCCAAATTCTGAATGTAAAATGGGCTTTTCTTCTTAAACAGTGTCCCCAAATTATATTCTTTTGTATTCACTTCCTCCaatattcctgtttttcttctagttgatgttttaatttttttcctttctatggtgtatggctttttttttcttttggttagTGCTTTGGATTGGCAATTTTGATACTGCTGTTGTCAGATTTGAACTGGCCAGTTTTCCTGGGTGGATTAtaagagaaattatttccatgctATGCCGTTGCTTTGGTGCAGTTCCATAACttatggaaaagagaaaaaaaatctcaactaAATTGCACTTTGTGCATGTCAGCCAGAAGAGGGAGCCAATATAAACCCAATGTCAGTCAATGAACAGCTTTTAGTTGATAACAAAAAATGTTTACACATTTGAAGGAGACTTCATACAGTGTTTTATAGTCTGTACTAAATTATACATAAATTTTAAGGGGAACAGATGCTAAAACATAGGAATTGCTCCTCTAATTTAGTAACCTTGTTCCAGTGGAGACCAATACAAGATTGTTTAGATGGAAAAATGATACTCTCATCAGGCTTGTTTGTGCAAGGAGTAGTAGGGATACATCTTTATTTCCATTGAAATGCTTATggtgaaaatgaaaacttttttttttttgttaggatGCAATTGAAAAAGGGTAAATATTCTAGTTATAAGTAAAGGATTGCTCCTCCAAAGCactatttataatttttttaaacaagtcaGTATTGTAGCTTTTAGTGTTTATATCCTAAAATGTAAGGACTCTTGTTGTAGGTAACAGAAGATTAgtagatttttctctttttcatctAAATACATacttttttcctcatcttcccATAATTGTGTACCTTGGCAATATTCCTGGTAtattgttaaaaagaaaaggatgttACTTGCATCCTTTTCCTTGTGGTTTGGGGTGATGTGAACTGCTGATTGACCACTCATCTGCAGTTTCGGTGTTTTTTTGAATCGAGTACAGGAGCAGAGCCACTTGAACTAGATCCACcttgataaaaaaaaaggagcagcagcattaTTTTACTAGAATATTCGGAGGTGCATTTATTCCTGAAGTTGCAGTTGACCTGAGTGGTCACAATGAAGAGCCTGGCTACTTTAAGTGGAACTGATTTCACTTTCTGTGGTACTAATTCAAGTTGTGAGCATTGTACTATTCACTGTTTTCCAAGTTGTGGTGTATAAATCATGCTGTAATAAATAGAGCTTTGCTGATCCGAGGATCTAAATTGtattctttcttatttttagtCAAAAGTTTGACAGTGAAGGGCAACAGAATGTCTGTTAGATTTTCACAGTGATCCATGGTCTagaaagtgtgaaaactcatggTGCATCTTTTACTTCAACgacttcttatttttttcagactttgtCTGACTTTTTGTTACCCAgctaaaaaatcccaaacaaacaatcaaacaaacaaagctTTTCAGAATAAAGCAGTTAAATCTATTCAATGCAATATTTAaattgtgaaaaagaaaattaaaaaaaaaaataaagagcaaagtGTCTGCAGTCCACATGTGTATTTGGGAAGTCTAAGGCACTTAAAAGTAAAGGAATTTATATTGCTACAGAAACAGAAGTCTATAATAGATGTCTCATTATTTCAGGTATCTGTGTAGTGTgctactttttctttctggtttgaaaacatctttatttttccccctttcttaCAGAAACACTTtgattagattaaaaaaaaccaaaaaaaccccagccctCCACCCCCCAAAAACAGTAGAGGTTACCTTTCTTTGCTGTAGTTGTAGAACTGGAATGGAAGGATGTAGAAATTAAGGTGACTACATTCAAGCTTGTGGGTTGAAGTAATCTTTACCATTTTCTGTCCCCCAAAATCCTTATTGATATTCAATGAAGAGCCTTCTGTCATGGGAATCATGGGCTGTGTGTCTCTTTGGTACCTGAAGCTGGCTGCATCAGGGTGTATGGTTGCATCTTGGAGTCTGAGACTGAAATTAGGTTTTCTCTTTGAGCCATCAGTTGATGGCATCATCTTCATAATTTCTGATCCTTTGGTTGAGTCTTGAGTTCTACAGtagatttaaaatattgtggGAAGGGTTTGCTATTTGTAAGTGGATTCAGAGTGCAGATATTGGTTCATTTTTGGAGATATTTATTAGGGCCAGTGAGACAAAATATATTTGGTGTGGCAAGGCTGGGTGTAGTCATGTGCACATCCTCATTTAGAGATAATCTTAAATGCTGGTTTGCCTGTAAGTGTAAGTACATGAGCATGATTTATTCATTATCTTAATCACTGGTTATGCATGAGTGGTAGGAGGAATACACAACTGCATTGTGGAAAAGAGGATATAGTTACAGATCTCTCTAAAAACTCCTATGAATGCATCCTGCAAAGATGCACttaattttgaatattaaatatatgGATAATAAAAGGATGTAAAACTAAAAAGTCTGTCAAGTGACTGAGGAAATGTTGGGGTCTTTGTTTAAATCACAAATGTGACTTCTGCCCTTTGTGCCAGGCTGAGAAATACTGGAATGTGCATTTGAAGGACCATAGCTCCATTTGTACTTGCCCAATTAAAACTCTGTCTTCTTGCCATTACAAGTTATCAAATTTTAGTTAATTTTTGTTACGAGCTAAACTGTGAGTAAACTTCGTGCACATAGTTAGGTCACTTCAGttgctttctgccttttcctttgtAATGCAGCATCAATCAGATATGCTGATAAATCctgatgttaatttttaaaatttcttcatggtGATACAATATTCAATGTTTTGCACACCTTCcttcaaagaaaaatctcttgTCCTTATGCTAGACAGACACGTAGGTACTCAATTTATGGCTACTAAAGTGACTGATCATATTCAATAGTGCATGTTCTTTTAGCCTGCACTGAAGGAATAAATGTATGTGAAAATGTCATCTtggatgtgtcagtgctttATGCAAGACATTaggtatttctttttctccatttgctCAGATATGTGCTTGAGAAAAATTGACATGAAAAAGGAGAGACTGTAGGTGATTCTTCATTTTATTCAAGCTTTGACTTTCCTGGCTTTATGTATACAGAAGTGTTGAAGTGTTTCTAATCCAAGGCGTGTACCTAGCACAGTTCAATCGTTGTAATAGTGAAATTGGTGTATCAGTTTAAAGCTGCTCATATTGACATAGCAATGTCACTGAATGGAAAGTCAGGAATAAATATTAATACAACTGTAAGGTGTCTCTATTTTTCTCAGTGCAATGCCTGATGGAGCTTCTGTGGAGAATAAACACCAAAGTGCCTCTCAGTGCTTTACTATGAGGGGGGCTGTTGTCTTGCCTGTTTCAGGGACTTCCCTATGGCTGTGTTTTCAAAGCCCATCTGACCTGGACTATAGTCATGCCTGTGCCCAAAGTGACCCAGCCCTGTTCCATGTGCCAGCTCATCTCTTGGTGCTGCCAGTATGCTGATATTTGATTACTAACCTGAACTAGACCATTTTCACATCCCTCAgtttcttccctctcctgggTTAccacctcccagcctggctcagtaTACTGCTGCATGGACCcgtgtcctggtttggaggaggaggtggtgtACATCTGGTTTGGCAGGATTAGGGCTCAGGCAGGTGACAGGGCTGGATTATGATTCAAAAATTTCAATGGTTCTTGCATGTATTTTGTTTCCACATCTGATATAAACCACTGAAATACAATTTTGCCTAAGACTGTAATTGTGATACCAACATTTCAGAAATGATACAACAGTAAGGAGAAGTATTTCTATGTGCTTGTTGTTATGTAAGCTGTGTTTAAAGGCTGGTGGCCAGACTATCTGTTCTTTGCAGTGGTCTTAGGAGCCAGTCTTAAGATGAAGGGAGGAgtaaaggggaaaaggagaaagagagtTTCATGTCCTAAAATACTGCTGATAGATAAAATAACGAATGTACCTTCTAATGTGTAAAATACAGTGTATTCTGGTCCAAAGAGGGAACATCTCTGTTGCCTGAAGGGTGTTACTGGCTTAGTGAGTGAGTTAGTCAGTCAGTCAATAGGAAAAATAGCTACCTGTATAGGATAGGAACCTAATTTAGTCACTCTATGTTCCTCTCTGAGGGAGCCTGTGTCTCTCCATTGGCCACCTGGTGAGCCTAAGACAATTATCCTCCTTAGGCTAATGCTGGCCTCTCTGAATTCCCCTGACTTTCAAAACCACATGCTGGATGACTTGCTGACATCTGCCTTGCTGACAGCAAATTAGTTGTAGGGTGGGTATTATCTGCTTGTTCCAGTCAAGGTAGGAATAATGTCAGTAAGAAAAAGGGGGTTTAATCTATCAGATGAGCTCTTGAATAAAGAATCTGTTATTTAAAATTGTGATACTTTGTTTGTCAAGCTGCTACCTTTTGGGTAGTAAAGGCATTTTTCTTAGACTGGTGGAGAATCattttatttggtatttttacttttcttaattctttttttaatttaatcttttacACAGTACACTAAGGAGATTAACTGGAGAAGTGTTTTCTCAATCTGCCAGCAATCTCCTTGTGGCTAGGAATAAAAAGTTAAATGCTACTgggttttttctattttattccttcAATCCACTGTGGTGCTAGTTTGCTTGCTATTTAAACTCAGGCTCTTCATTCATTGTGTCTGTAGGAAATGTGTGAGAAGCTAATCCTAATAAATTATATCTAGCATTTGTGGACTACCAGAGATTCACTTGAACTCTTTTGTTTAGAGCATTTAGTGCTCTGAAGGCATCAAACTGCAGTTAAAACAACTTCTGTGGGCATCCATGAGTTGTTACGGTTACACACTATTCGTGGCATCTCCTGAGTAAGAGCTGTTTATGTTGGGAGACTTAATGGGAAGAAAATCTCAGTGcatgttttttccctctgtgtatGCTTGACTAGGGGAAGATAGAAACACTTTCACAACTGGCTCTCCTTACCCTCCAGACTTCCCACCAGATCTGGGGGTTTTGTACAGCTGTAAGGATTTCCAACAAAAATACTCTTTAGAATGTAAAACCACCTGCTTGTCTTCCCAAGACACAAAGCCTCCAACAATGTTGTTTAATGAATGTGTTTTATTGGTCTCTCTGAGAGGATAGAGATTTGCTGGTATGTATCTGGCCAGGATCACCTGGCCAGAAACATATGGAGataggaagaaaacagaaatctcCAATTTGCAGCAGATGTGGTGGGGAGCAGTGTCTGAATGAAGAGCAAATCTGCCACATCCCAAAACAGCTGTCTCTGTGTTTTTCAACTTATCTGGAAACCCCCACCTGAGATCATGAATCCTTAAATGCCCCACAGACAAAATTCCTGTTCACAAAAGGATGCTGTGTGTGGGACTATACAGGAAAATGTCAGTCCTTAAATGAATATAAACTGTACCCAGGATGAATTAACTGTAAGCAGCTTAAGTCTCATTAAACTGCCAgagtttgttttggggtttcttttgttagttggtttggagtttttttgtttttttttgtttggggttggtttggttggttggttgctttgtagttttttgtttgggttttttttgtttgtttgtttgttttgtttggttttttggttttgttcttttttttttttaatgtttagtATTTCTTTTACATCATTCAAGTACTAAAAGAGTTGAAGTTCTGATAAATGCCATTgtgttcattttgttttgtagtTTTTGGGGTGTAATTTATATACACAATACACAGTACTTTGTTCTGCACAATAACTTTAACTGAATCAGAAAAAGAGAGATGCTgattttgtaaattatttttttctatagctAATCATATTATTTGACGatataatacagaaataaaCCAGATTTAATTATTTGAGTATTTTTGTTCTTATGATGATTCATCTCTGCATTTAGTGAACAGAATTTGTATAAAGTCACAgtctttgcttgtttttcacAGTGCAGACTTAGCAGGTAATATTCCCACTTAAATCAGTGAAACTTCATTCTTTGTTTTCGTTCAGGAGGTCACTGATGCAAACCACggtgtttttgtggttttgttccAGCTGTTCTCCAGCATTAAGGAAGGTGAAGGCTTGCAGCTGTTTGAGCAGGGCCATCGCACTGCACACAAGCAGGAGTGTCACACCATGGAGGCAGTGAGGCTGGTGGAGTTCAACCTGAAGCAGGTGCTCACGAAGCTCATGACTCACATCTTTGGTGATGGTAGGTTCTCACACTTTTCCCCAGATtgctcctggcagggaagggGTGC
The nucleotide sequence above comes from Oenanthe melanoleuca isolate GR-GAL-2019-014 chromosome 2, OMel1.0, whole genome shotgun sequence. Encoded proteins:
- the FARS2 gene encoding phenylalanine--tRNA ligase, mitochondrial isoform X1, which produces MAMLWKFMRVAKYSKTALSPKVKVRGISTHSRHSSSKSVPSDFAASAPCSNTVELLGKSYPQDDYSNVTEKILSKVGKNLHNRKHHPLWLIKEQVKEHFYKHYLGRRGTPLFSVYDGLSPVVTVQQNFDSLLIPQNHASRRKEDNYYLNRDHMLRAHTSAHQWDLIRSGLDAFLAVGDVYRRDTIDNTHYPVFHQMEGVRLFSCHELFSSIKEGEGLQLFEQGHRTAHKQECHTMEAVRLVEFNLKQVLTKLMTHIFGDGLQVRWVDCYFPFTHPSFEMEINFQGEWMEVLGCGVMEQQLVNSAGAQDKIGWAFGLGLERLAMILYDIPDIRLFWSEDERFLKQFIGPHIWQKIKFQPLSRYPPLINDISFWLPSETYSQNDFYDLVRTIGGDLIEKVVLLDEFAHPKTRKVSHCYRIVYRHPERTLSQDEVHRIHQAIQESAVRELGVEGRF
- the FARS2 gene encoding phenylalanine--tRNA ligase, mitochondrial isoform X2, encoding MAMLWKFMRVAKYSKTALSPKVKVRGISTHSRHSSSKSVPSDFAASAPCSNTVELLGKSYPQDDYSNVTEKILSKVGKNLHNRKHHPLWLIKEQVKEHFYKHYLGRRGTPLFSVYDGLSPVVTVQQNFDSLLIPQNHASRRKEDNYYLNRDHMLRAHTSAHQWDLIRSGLDAFLAVGDVYRRDTIDNTHYPVFHQMEGVRLFSCHELFSSIKEGEGLQLFEQGHRTAHKQECHTMEAVRLVEFNLKQVLTKLMTHIFGDGLQVRWVDCYFPFTHPSFEMEINFQGEWMEVLGCGVMEQQLVNSAGAQDKIGWAFGLGLERLAMILYDIPDIRLFWSEDERFLKQFIGPHIWQKIKFQDEEGQPLLPDRLPAPGADAVAGRGASHPSGHPGVSSSGAGRGGQVLALLLQSPKDSCFFFFVIFYSFFFSFWGSFRSQVERGVLRLNVESD